From Triticum urartu cultivar G1812 chromosome 2, Tu2.1, whole genome shotgun sequence, a single genomic window includes:
- the LOC125533663 gene encoding amino acid permease 3-like produces the protein MATVDMRRLETGAGGGYDAMGLSKRVDDDLDDDGRPRRTGTAWTASAHIITTVLGSGVLSLAWGVAQLGWVAGPGVMTLFAAVIYYTSALLADCYRTGDPVSGPRNRTYMAAVRATLDESKVKLCGAIQFVNLFGIGIGITIAASVSMLAIKKAGCFHKEGHKGDCNSSSMSPYIAIYGIMEIFFSQIPGLDSMWWLSILATVMSFTYSTIGISLGVAQIVANGGIQGGLTGVAVGINAAGKSITVMEKVWRSLQAFGNMAFAYGFSIVLLEIQDTLKAAAPSEAKVMKKATAVSVAVTTVIYLLCGCVGYAAFGDGAPDNLLTGFGFYEPFWLLDLANAAVAVHLVGTYQVITQPIFAYVELRAAAAWPDSAFVGTREVRLWPTAVRVSVCPLRLTWRTAYVCVTTAVAMAMPFFGSVVGLIGAISFWPLTVYFPVSMYIAQRRVPRGSTRWMFLQALSAVCLLVSVVAAAGSVADVAAEFKAHNPFRRG, from the exons ATGGCAACCGTGGACATGCGGCGGTTGGAGacaggcgcgggcggcggctacGACGCCATGGGGTTGTCCAAGCGGGTAGACGACGACCTCGACGACGACGGCCGGCCGCGGCGCACGGGCACGGCGTGGACGGCCAGCGCGCACATCATCACCACGGTGCTGGGGTCCGGCGTGCTGTCCCTGGCGTGGGGGGTGGCGCAGCTGGGCTGGGTGGCCGGCCCCGGCGTGATGACGCTGTTCGCCGCCGTCATCTACTACACCTCGGCGCTCCTGGCCGACTGCTACCGCACCGGCGACCCCGTGTCCGGCCCGCGCAACCGCACCTACATGGCCGCCGTCCGCGCCACCCTGGACGAGTCCAAGGTGAAGCTCTGCGGCGCCATCCAGTTCGTCAACCTCTTCGGCATCGGCATCGGCATCACCATCGCCGCGTCCGTCAGCATGCT GGCGATCAAGAAGGCGGGATGCTTCCACAAGGAAGGGCACAAGGGCGACTGCAACAGTTCTTCCATGAGCCCGTACATTGCCATCTACGGCATCATGGAGATCTTCTTCTCGCAGATCCCGGGCTTGGACAGTATGTGGTGGCTGTCCATCCTCGCCACCGTCATGTCCTTCACCTACTCCACCATCGGCATCTCCCTCGGCGTCGCGCAGATTGTAG CCAACGGGGGAATCCAGGGCGGCCTCACCGGCGTGGCCGTCGGCATCAACGCCGCCGGCAAGAGCATCACGGTGATGGAGAAAGTCTGGCGTAGTCTTCAGGCGTTTGGGAACATGGCTTTCGCCTACGGCTTCTCCATCGTCCTGCTCGAGATCCAA GACACGCTGAAGGCGGCGGCGCCGTCGGAGGCGAAGGTGATGAAGAAGGCGACGGCGGTGAGCGTGGCGGTGACGACGGTGATCTACCTGCTGTGCGGGTGCGTGGGGTACGCGGCGTTCGGCGACGGGGCGCCGGACAACCTCCTCACGGGCTTCGGCTTCTACGAGCCCTTCTGGCTGCTGGACCTGGCCAACGCCGCGGTCGCCGTCCACCTGGTGGGCACGTACCAGGTCATCACCCAGCCCATCTTCGCCTACGTCGAGCTGCGCGCCGCCGCGGCCTGGCCGGACAGCGCGTTCGTGGGCACGAGGGAGGTCCGGCTGTGGCCGACAGCCGTCCGCGTGTCCGTGTGCCCGCTCCGGCTGACCTGGCGCACGGCGTACGTGTGCGTGACGACCGCCGTGGCCATGGCGATGCCCTTCTTCGGGTCCGTGGTGGGGCTCATCGGCGCCATCTCCTTCTGGCCGCTCACCGTCTACTTCCCCGTGTCGATGTACATCGCGCAGCGCCGGGTGCCGCGAGGCAGCACGCGGTGGATGTTCCTCCAGGCGCTGAGCGCCGTGTGCCTCCTCGTGTCCGTTGTGGCGGCGGCCGGCTCCGTGGCCGACGTCGCGGCCGAGTTCAAGGCCCACAACCCGTTCCGCCGGGGGTGA